One Candidatus Paceibacterota bacterium genomic region harbors:
- a CDS encoding S1 RNA-binding domain-containing protein has protein sequence MKDLLEQNNSVKPAQIGKIVEGKIVGKARSAVFLDLGPMGTGVIYGREFQEARDEIRNLKMGDSLFVKIIELENDEGYIELSLNQASDKITWEKLKEQKDEDKKFNVKIIGANKGGLLAEVFGVPAFLPVSQLLPEHYPRVEKGDSAKIVMELQKFVDQELEVKIFDLDARQEKLILSEKAKEDEKIKEILKSYNVEDVVDGEITGITDFGAFMKFGEEGLEGLIHISELDWQLIQNPADVVKVGQKIKAKIISIAENKVSLSLKALKEDPWQDFEKENKKGDTIEGQVTKFNPYGAFVQINTKIQGLCHISEFGTKTKMEETLKIGEKYKFQILSIDSKEHRMSLKVVD, from the coding sequence ATGAAAGATTTATTGGAACAAAACAATTCAGTAAAACCAGCTCAGATCGGCAAGATCGTGGAAGGGAAAATCGTCGGCAAAGCAAGGTCTGCTGTTTTTTTGGATTTGGGACCGATGGGAACCGGAGTCATCTACGGCAGAGAGTTCCAGGAGGCCAGAGACGAGATAAGAAACCTGAAAATGGGAGATTCTCTTTTTGTAAAAATTATAGAATTGGAAAACGACGAAGGCTATATCGAGCTTTCCTTGAACCAGGCCTCTGACAAGATAACTTGGGAAAAACTGAAGGAACAAAAAGACGAAGATAAAAAATTTAACGTTAAGATAATCGGAGCGAACAAAGGCGGGCTTTTAGCTGAAGTTTTCGGCGTACCTGCTTTTTTGCCCGTTTCCCAGTTATTGCCCGAACACTATCCCAGAGTGGAAAAAGGAGATTCTGCTAAAATTGTCATGGAGCTTCAGAAATTCGTTGACCAGGAGCTGGAGGTGAAGATTTTTGATTTGGACGCGAGGCAGGAAAAATTGATTTTGTCGGAAAAGGCGAAAGAAGACGAAAAGATAAAAGAAATCTTAAAAAGCTACAATGTTGAAGACGTGGTTGATGGCGAAATCACCGGCATTACTGATTTTGGCGCATTCATGAAATTCGGCGAGGAGGGCCTTGAAGGATTAATACATATATCCGAGCTTGACTGGCAGCTTATTCAAAACCCGGCTGATGTCGTAAAAGTGGGCCAGAAAATCAAAGCAAAAATCATTTCCATTGCAGAAAACAAAGTTTCCTTGTCATTAAAAGCTTTGAAAGAGGATCCTTGGCAGGACTTTGAAAAAGAAAACAAAAAAGGAGACACTATTGAAGGACAGGTAACTAAGTTTAATCCTTACGGCGCTTTTGTCCAGATCAATACTAAAATACAGGGACTTTGCCATATTTCCGAATTCGGCACTAAGACAAAAATGGAAGAAACTTTGAAAATAGGAGAGAAATATAAATTTCAAATTCTATCAATCGATTCAAAAGAACACAGAATGAGCCTGAAAGTGGTTGATTAA
- a CDS encoding RluA family pseudouridine synthase, with product MRTIYEDQELLVIDKPAGINSDDFQKRVHRLDKDTSGVLLIAKNDDILKFLQKQFKERNVVKKYLTLVVGKLENTEGEIETLIGRSPADRKKQKIYLIGEPNSEGKRTAVTKYKVLQRFKDYDFIEVEPKTGRKHQIRTHFVYLNHPIAGDKMYGFKGQLLPKGLKRHFLHASYLKIKLPNGREIEFKSELPDDLKTILNKLKR from the coding sequence ATGAGAACTATTTACGAAGACCAAGAGTTACTGGTGATTGATAAGCCCGCTGGGATAAACTCAGACGACTTTCAAAAAAGAGTCCACCGATTAGATAAAGACACTTCAGGAGTGCTTTTAATCGCAAAAAATGACGATATTTTGAAATTCCTCCAAAAGCAGTTCAAAGAAAGGAATGTTGTTAAAAAATACCTTACCTTAGTTGTCGGTAAATTGGAAAATACAGAAGGAGAGATAGAAACCTTGATAGGACGCTCGCCAGCAGACAGAAAAAAGCAGAAAATATACCTAATCGGAGAGCCTAATTCTGAAGGTAAAAGAACAGCTGTCACCAAGTACAAAGTATTGCAAAGATTCAAAGATTATGATTTCATTGAAGTTGAGCCGAAAACCGGCAGAAAACACCAGATCAGAACTCATTTTGTTTATCTTAACCACCCAATTGCCGGAGACAAAATGTACGGATTCAAAGGCCAGCTTTTGCCGAAAGGCTTAAAAAGGCACTTCCTACACGCATCTTATCTGAAGATAAAATTGCCAAACGGTCGAGAAATAGAATTCAAATCAGAATTACCCGATGATTTAAAAACAATATTAAATAAATTAAAACGATGA
- the gyrA gene encoding DNA gyrase subunit A — MRESYINYAMSVIVSRALPDVRDGLKPVHRRILYTTLEEGLRHNAKFRKSATVVGSCLGRYHPHGDMALYDALARMAQDFSLRYPLINGQGNFGSIDNDPPAAMRYTECRLSKIGEEMLKDIEKDTVNFVENFDGTRKEPTVLPSPVPQLLLNGSLGIAVGMATNILTHNLSEVCDALIYLIEKPKADTEELFKFIQGPDFPTGGIIFDQKGIIEAYSQGKGPIVARGKAEVMEQEKTGRQRIIITEIPYQVQKSTLIEQFAALVQEKKIEGIKDIRDESDKEGMRIVIELSRDAYPQKVLNRLYKFTDLQKTFHLNMLALVDEIQPRVLSLAEMLSYFISHRIQVITRRIKHDLEKAKERAHILEGLHKCLANIDEVIKTIKNSANREDAEKNLIKRFKLTKIQANAILETKLSALAKLERKKIEDELKELKLKIKELIEILKSPQKIKSVVKKEIKEVKDNFGDERRTKVHSQKIGEIAEEDLIPQEETIITLTQGGYIKRINPRTYKIQKRGGKGIMGMKTLQDDVVEHFLAAQTHDSLLFFTDSGKVFCTQVYEIPEGQRVARGRGLLNFLEITPQDKILCLRTISKLDQEQGIKYLIMATKNGIIKKTPLEDFENIRKSGLIAISLKKGDELKNVQKTTGQDKILLVTKKGQSICFQEKEIRAMGRTASGIKGIRLRKGDEVVAVDVIASQEQKEKTQNYLLIISENGFGKRTDVKEYKTQGRGGSGIKTGNVNPKTGNIIASRVIGPEEEDLIVISQKGQVIRTNISQIPKLSRSAQGVRLIRLEQGDKVASVTCT; from the coding sequence ATGAGGGAGTCTTATATTAACTATGCCATGTCAGTTATTGTTTCTAGGGCTTTGCCTGATGTCAGAGATGGCTTAAAACCTGTTCATCGGCGCATTCTGTATACGACCCTGGAAGAAGGACTGAGACACAATGCCAAGTTTAGGAAATCAGCTACGGTTGTCGGAAGCTGCTTGGGACGCTATCATCCTCATGGAGATATGGCTCTTTATGATGCTTTAGCAAGAATGGCTCAGGATTTTTCTTTGAGATATCCCTTGATTAACGGCCAGGGCAATTTCGGTTCCATTGACAACGATCCGCCGGCTGCCATGCGGTACACTGAATGCCGTCTGTCAAAAATTGGTGAGGAAATGCTAAAAGACATTGAGAAAGATACGGTTAATTTCGTTGAAAACTTTGACGGAACGAGAAAAGAGCCGACTGTTTTGCCTTCGCCCGTTCCCCAGCTTCTATTGAACGGTTCTTTGGGTATTGCTGTTGGTATGGCAACCAATATCCTCACCCATAACTTATCAGAAGTTTGCGATGCTTTGATTTATTTGATTGAAAAACCGAAAGCAGATACTGAGGAACTCTTTAAGTTTATCCAGGGACCTGATTTCCCGACAGGCGGTATAATTTTTGACCAGAAAGGGATAATTGAGGCTTATTCCCAGGGCAAGGGGCCAATTGTTGCCAGGGGAAAAGCAGAGGTAATGGAACAGGAAAAAACAGGCAGGCAGCGCATCATCATTACAGAAATTCCCTACCAGGTGCAAAAATCAACTCTAATTGAACAATTTGCTGCCTTGGTTCAGGAAAAGAAGATAGAAGGCATAAAAGACATCAGGGACGAATCTGATAAAGAAGGAATGAGGATTGTTATTGAGCTTTCGCGAGACGCTTATCCCCAGAAGGTTCTTAACAGGCTTTACAAATTCACTGACCTCCAAAAAACGTTTCACTTGAACATGCTGGCTTTGGTAGATGAAATCCAGCCGAGAGTTTTGAGTTTGGCTGAGATGCTCAGTTATTTCATCAGCCATCGCATTCAGGTAATCACCAGAAGGATAAAGCATGACCTGGAAAAAGCTAAAGAAAGAGCCCATATTTTAGAAGGCTTGCACAAGTGCCTGGCCAATATTGATGAGGTGATTAAGACCATTAAGAATTCTGCCAACAGGGAAGATGCAGAAAAGAATTTAATAAAAAGATTTAAACTGACAAAGATCCAGGCAAACGCTATTTTGGAAACTAAGCTTTCTGCTTTAGCCAAACTGGAGAGAAAGAAGATTGAGGACGAATTAAAAGAATTAAAACTCAAAATCAAAGAGCTTATTGAAATCCTAAAGAGTCCCCAAAAGATAAAATCAGTTGTTAAGAAAGAAATAAAAGAGGTCAAGGATAATTTCGGGGACGAAAGAAGGACAAAGGTGCACAGCCAGAAAATAGGAGAAATTGCCGAGGAAGATTTAATTCCTCAGGAAGAAACGATAATCACCCTGACCCAGGGAGGATACATTAAAAGAATCAATCCGAGAACCTACAAAATCCAGAAAAGGGGCGGCAAGGGAATTATGGGCATGAAAACTCTTCAGGACGACGTAGTAGAACATTTCTTGGCAGCCCAAACCCACGATTCTCTGCTCTTTTTCACTGATTCTGGGAAAGTTTTCTGCACCCAGGTTTACGAAATACCGGAAGGCCAGAGAGTGGCCAGGGGCAGGGGCCTTTTGAATTTTCTTGAAATCACTCCCCAGGACAAGATATTATGCCTTAGAACGATCAGTAAATTGGACCAGGAACAGGGCATAAAATATTTAATAATGGCTACCAAGAATGGTATAATCAAGAAAACTCCTTTGGAGGACTTTGAAAATATCAGGAAGTCAGGATTGATCGCCATTTCTTTGAAAAAGGGAGACGAGCTCAAGAACGTCCAGAAGACCACCGGCCAGGACAAGATACTGCTCGTTACCAAAAAAGGCCAGTCCATTTGTTTCCAAGAAAAGGAGATCAGAGCAATGGGCAGGACTGCCTCCGGCATCAAAGGGATAAGGCTTAGAAAGGGAGACGAAGTAGTGGCTGTAGACGTAATCGCTTCCCAGGAGCAGAAAGAAAAAACGCAGAACTATTTGCTGATTATTTCGGAAAACGGATTTGGCAAAAGAACCGACGTTAAAGAATACAAAACTCAGGGCAGGGGCGGGTCTGGAATCAAAACCGGAAACGTAAATCCGAAAACAGGCAATATTATCGCTTCCAGAGTTATCGGTCCGGAAGAAGAGGATTTGATCGTCATTTCGCAAAAAGGACAGGTTATCAGGACTAATATTTCCCAAATTCCAAAGCTCTCCCGTTCAGCCCAGGGAGTAAGATTAATAAGGCTGGAACAAGGTGACAAAGTTGCCTCAGTAACCTGCACATAA
- a CDS encoding 3D domain-containing protein: MDIYSKVPDLSGVKAKIIVFFFAGLGILILGMPSLGPPIQNSETELLLNADASIQERLALFSQNTLIPVVSPSTEEAKEIKKVPVIITAYSSTSWETDSTPFVTAAGTWVRDGVIANNYFSFGTQLKIPELFGEKVFVVEDRMNWRKDNYHIDIWFPSYWEAKEFGVKRTYIEITEG; encoded by the coding sequence ATGGATATATACTCTAAAGTCCCCGATTTATCGGGGGTTAAGGCGAAAATCATAGTTTTTTTCTTTGCCGGATTGGGGATTCTAATTCTCGGGATGCCGTCTCTAGGACCGCCTATTCAAAACAGCGAGACAGAGTTGCTTTTGAACGCAGACGCATCAATACAAGAAAGATTGGCACTTTTTAGCCAAAATACCTTAATTCCTGTTGTCAGTCCGTCTACCGAAGAAGCTAAAGAGATCAAAAAGGTACCGGTAATTATTACAGCCTATTCCAGCACGTCCTGGGAAACAGACAGCACGCCTTTTGTTACTGCTGCCGGAACCTGGGTCAGAGACGGAGTCATTGCTAATAATTACTTTTCTTTTGGAACACAGTTGAAAATACCAGAACTTTTTGGAGAAAAAGTATTCGTAGTTGAGGACAGAATGAACTGGAGAAAAGACAATTATCATATTGATATCTGGTTCCCTTCTTACTGGGAAGCAAAAGAATTCGGAGTGAAAAGAACATATATTGAGATTACGGAAGGATAA
- a CDS encoding MBL fold metallo-hydrolase: MNIFWHGQSCFQISSSQAKNNHVNIVIDPFSEDTGLRIPKAEADILLVSHQHSDHNNVKAVLGNPFVVAGPGEYEIKEVFVRGIPSFHDSSLGKERGNNTIYIIEAEELRICHLGDLGQKELTPEQVEKIGEVDILMVPVGGVFTISAKEAMKIMSQIEPNIIIPMHYQLPKLKMKLDGLDKFLKTMGIKKIDSLPKLSIKKKDIVSEEAKIVVLSP; the protein is encoded by the coding sequence ATGAACATTTTTTGGCACGGACAATCTTGCTTTCAAATATCTTCAAGCCAGGCAAAAAACAATCACGTCAATATTGTTATCGATCCTTTTTCAGAAGATACTGGCTTAAGAATTCCAAAAGCCGAAGCTGATATTTTATTGGTTTCCCATCAGCATTCAGACCACAACAACGTTAAAGCAGTTTTAGGAAACCCTTTTGTTGTTGCCGGTCCCGGAGAATACGAAATAAAAGAAGTCTTTGTCCGCGGGATCCCTTCTTTTCACGATTCGTCTTTGGGGAAAGAAAGAGGAAATAACACTATTTATATCATAGAGGCAGAAGAATTGAGGATTTGTCATCTTGGGGATCTGGGTCAGAAAGAATTGACTCCAGAGCAGGTGGAAAAGATAGGAGAAGTTGATATTTTAATGGTTCCCGTCGGTGGCGTATTCACTATTTCAGCTAAAGAGGCGATGAAAATAATGTCGCAGATCGAGCCTAATATCATAATCCCGATGCATTATCAGCTGCCCAAATTGAAAATGAAGCTTGATGGTTTAGACAAATTCTTGAAAACCATGGGAATCAAAAAGATAGATTCTTTGCCGAAGTTATCCATTAAAAAGAAAGACATTGTTTCTGAAGAGGCGAAAATAGTCGTCCTCAGCCCTTAA
- the infB gene encoding translation initiation factor IF-2: MENKNQITTRPPIVVVLGHIDHGKSSLLEAIKDFRITAKESGGITQHIGAYQIEEKKGKITFLDTPGHEAFSQMRSRGAKVADIAILVIDAAEGLKPQTKEVLLNIKETKIPFIVALNKIDKPEANPEKVKGTLSKEGFLVESMGGKIPSIEVSAKTKKGIPELLELILLISEMEELKADFKKPAEGVIIESYLDNSRGPTATLLLTDGCLKAGEIIATSSASVKVKSIENFQKKQIKEAFPSDPVIIFGFNQVPKVGEEFKVFPDLESVEKHIETLKSRAAAKGEEEDLSSSPEKRTPAVLEITSQQRILNLIIKADVLGSLEAVEGILKSLPQEKVILRILKSEVGNINESDIKLASSARATILGFRVKADQTAAKISGREKTKILFFEVIYELAEGVRKLMEKIVQSQDVRTDLGKAKVLAKFLTDKNRQIIGCRVTEGETRKGASIEVFRNEEKIGQGKMINLQRNKKDAALIQKGEECGILFEGEVKIEEGDILLFYTEERIKGQL; the protein is encoded by the coding sequence ATGGAGAACAAAAACCAAATAACAACCAGGCCCCCAATAGTGGTGGTGCTGGGTCACATTGATCATGGAAAGAGTTCCCTGCTTGAAGCAATTAAGGACTTTAGAATCACGGCAAAAGAATCAGGCGGTATCACCCAGCATATCGGCGCTTATCAGATTGAAGAAAAAAAGGGAAAAATCACTTTTCTTGACACTCCCGGACACGAAGCCTTTTCTCAAATGCGCTCTCGGGGAGCTAAAGTAGCTGATATTGCTATTTTAGTTATTGATGCGGCCGAAGGATTAAAGCCTCAAACCAAAGAGGTGCTTTTGAATATAAAAGAAACAAAGATTCCTTTTATAGTCGCTTTAAATAAAATAGACAAGCCGGAAGCCAATCCAGAAAAAGTAAAAGGAACATTGTCAAAAGAAGGCTTTTTGGTTGAGTCAATGGGCGGTAAAATCCCCTCGATTGAAGTTTCAGCTAAAACAAAAAAAGGCATTCCAGAGCTTTTGGAGCTGATTTTATTAATTTCAGAAATGGAAGAACTGAAAGCTGATTTTAAAAAGCCGGCAGAAGGAGTAATTATTGAATCGTATTTGGACAATTCCAGGGGACCGACAGCCACTTTGCTTTTAACTGACGGCTGTTTGAAAGCGGGAGAAATAATCGCTACCAGTTCAGCTTCCGTTAAAGTAAAAAGCATAGAGAATTTCCAGAAAAAGCAGATTAAAGAGGCTTTTCCGTCTGATCCGGTAATCATTTTCGGATTTAACCAGGTTCCTAAAGTCGGAGAAGAATTTAAGGTTTTTCCTGATTTAGAAAGCGTTGAAAAGCATATTGAAACTTTAAAAAGCCGAGCCGCAGCGAAGGGTGAAGAAGAGGATTTATCCTCTTCGCCAGAAAAAAGAACTCCGGCAGTTTTGGAGATAACTAGCCAACAGAGAATTTTGAATTTGATTATCAAGGCTGATGTTTTAGGCTCTCTTGAAGCTGTTGAGGGAATCTTAAAATCGCTTCCTCAGGAAAAAGTTATCTTAAGGATATTAAAATCGGAAGTGGGCAACATTAATGAATCAGACATAAAGTTAGCTTCCAGCGCCAGAGCAACTATTCTTGGATTTAGAGTAAAGGCAGACCAAACAGCTGCCAAAATATCGGGAAGAGAAAAGACCAAAATACTGTTTTTTGAAGTTATTTACGAACTGGCTGAAGGCGTGCGCAAATTAATGGAAAAGATCGTCCAATCCCAGGACGTAAGAACTGATTTAGGCAAGGCCAAAGTTTTAGCCAAATTCCTGACAGATAAAAACCGCCAAATTATCGGTTGTAGGGTGACAGAGGGCGAAACAAGAAAAGGGGCTTCAATTGAAGTTTTCAGGAACGAGGAAAAGATCGGCCAAGGCAAGATGATTAACCTTCAAAGAAACAAAAAAGACGCAGCTTTGATTCAGAAGGGAGAAGAGTGCGGCATTCTATTTGAAGGAGAAGTGAAGATTGAAGAAGGAGATATTTTGCTGTTTTATACTGAAGAAAGAATAAAAGGCCAGCTATAA
- a CDS encoding DUF4446 family protein, whose amino-acid sequence MFNFKKEKKEPKDLKEVLKQFKDLQVGFDELLQEFKDLKENHQFAVQKIGMVRFNPFSEIGGDQSFSVALLDGNDDGLVITSFYTREGNRVYGKPIKQSVSQYALSKEETKAIEMAKKYGEQKPNNNQAPNSGGAGSH is encoded by the coding sequence ATGTTCAATTTTAAAAAAGAAAAGAAAGAACCAAAAGATTTAAAAGAAGTGTTAAAGCAGTTTAAAGACCTGCAAGTAGGTTTTGATGAACTTTTACAGGAATTCAAGGATTTGAAAGAAAATCACCAGTTTGCCGTTCAGAAAATCGGCATGGTCAGATTCAATCCCTTTTCTGAGATTGGCGGAGATCAGAGTTTTTCCGTTGCTTTGCTTGATGGAAACGACGATGGCTTAGTCATTACCAGCTTTTACACCAGGGAAGGAAACAGGGTTTACGGCAAGCCTATAAAACAGAGCGTTTCCCAATACGCGCTCTCCAAAGAAGAAACAAAAGCAATTGAAATGGCAAAAAAATATGGAGAACAAAAACCAAATAACAACCAGGCCCCCAATAGTGGTGGTGCTGGGTCACATTGA
- the rbfA gene encoding 30S ribosome-binding factor RbfA, giving the protein MPNRIAKVNQLIKKELSQIILREIDFSPGVLVTLTRVETVPNLSESRIYLSVIPEARQEKAFIMLRNKVWHLQQLLNKRLRMRPIPKICFVEEKETLEAGKIEEILVGLKKDKK; this is encoded by the coding sequence ATGCCAAACCGCATTGCAAAAGTAAATCAGTTAATTAAAAAGGAATTATCCCAGATCATTCTTAGGGAAATTGATTTTTCACCAGGCGTTTTAGTAACTTTAACGAGGGTTGAAACAGTTCCCAACTTAAGCGAAAGCAGAATATATCTTAGTGTCATACCGGAAGCGAGACAAGAAAAAGCATTTATCATGTTAAGAAATAAAGTTTGGCACCTTCAGCAATTGCTGAATAAAAGGCTGAGAATGAGGCCTATCCCCAAGATTTGCTTTGTCGAAGAAAAAGAAACTTTGGAAGCAGGAAAAATTGAAGAGATTTTGGTAGGGTTGAAAAAAGATAAAAAATAA
- the ftsH gene encoding ATP-dependent zinc metalloprotease FtsH, translating into MKSLIKNFAIILLIFLVLSSIFTFFSSPFEEKTELSLSQVVGGINEGNIKNIVVSGNDLEITYQDDGKAFSTKEAEAALSQSLINYGVNEEKLRSVNVETKEKSDIWNWLMPLLLILPLLVFGIFFWMMFRQAKGGAMQAFDFTKARARLFGAEGHPKEKITFKDVAGLKEAKEELLEIVDFLKNPKKFLQMGARIPRGVLLMGSPGTGKTLLARAVAGEAHVPFFHISGSEFVEMFVGVGASRVRDLFTTAKKSAPAIIFIDELDAIGRHRGAGLGGGHDEREQTLNQILVEMDGFERDTKLIVCAATNRPDVLDPALLRPGRFDRRVVLDLPDINDREEVLKIHCQGKPLNLDINLREVAERTPGFSGADLANVVNEAAILAARKNKQQIFQQELLESIEKVLLGPERKSHVLSKKEKEIAAFHEAGHALVSDSLVGTEPVRKISIVARGMAAGYTIKTPMEERSIKTKSEFLAEMATLLAGHCAEKLKFKEITTGATNDLERASQLARKLVKEYGMSSLGPIFFGEKEELVFLGKEISEQRNYSEEIAGQIDKEVERFIRNAEDQASKILTKKKVLLEKIAKTLIEKETIEREEFEALLGKKKTKKEKTVFQRKEETTKLKIKSL; encoded by the coding sequence ATGAAAAGCCTGATTAAAAATTTCGCAATTATCCTGCTTATTTTTCTGGTACTTTCCAGTATTTTTACTTTTTTCTCAAGCCCTTTTGAAGAAAAAACAGAATTGTCTTTAAGCCAGGTTGTCGGAGGAATAAACGAAGGGAATATAAAGAATATCGTTGTTTCCGGCAATGACCTTGAAATTACCTACCAAGACGATGGCAAGGCCTTTTCCACTAAAGAAGCGGAAGCTGCCCTTTCCCAGTCTTTGATAAACTACGGAGTAAATGAAGAAAAGTTAAGGTCAGTAAATGTTGAAACAAAAGAAAAAAGCGACATTTGGAACTGGCTAATGCCCCTACTATTAATATTGCCGCTTTTGGTTTTCGGCATCTTTTTCTGGATGATGTTCCGACAGGCCAAAGGAGGAGCGATGCAGGCTTTTGACTTTACGAAAGCAAGAGCCAGGCTGTTCGGAGCAGAAGGCCATCCGAAAGAAAAAATCACCTTTAAAGACGTAGCCGGCTTGAAAGAAGCGAAGGAAGAGTTGCTGGAAATAGTTGACTTTTTGAAGAATCCGAAAAAATTCCTGCAAATGGGAGCGAGAATTCCAAGGGGAGTATTGTTAATGGGAAGCCCTGGCACAGGCAAAACGCTTTTGGCAAGAGCCGTGGCAGGAGAGGCCCATGTTCCCTTTTTCCATATTTCGGGCTCTGAGTTCGTTGAAATGTTCGTTGGCGTAGGCGCAAGCCGCGTCAGAGATCTTTTTACTACCGCTAAAAAATCAGCTCCAGCCATAATCTTTATTGACGAACTTGACGCAATCGGCAGACACAGGGGAGCAGGTTTGGGAGGAGGACACGATGAAAGAGAACAAACTTTAAATCAGATTTTGGTTGAAATGGACGGTTTTGAAAGAGATACGAAATTAATTGTCTGTGCTGCAACCAACAGACCGGACGTTCTTGACCCGGCCCTTTTAAGGCCTGGCAGATTTGACAGAAGAGTTGTATTGGATTTGCCGGACATTAACGATAGAGAAGAAGTTTTAAAAATCCACTGCCAGGGCAAGCCTTTGAATCTAGATATAAATTTAAGAGAAGTAGCTGAAAGAACTCCTGGATTTTCCGGAGCAGATTTGGCCAATGTAGTTAATGAAGCAGCTATTTTGGCTGCCAGAAAGAACAAACAGCAGATTTTCCAGCAGGAGCTTCTAGAGTCAATCGAAAAGGTTTTATTGGGACCGGAAAGAAAAAGCCATGTTCTTTCGAAAAAAGAAAAAGAGATTGCCGCTTTTCACGAAGCTGGCCATGCTTTAGTGTCTGATTCTCTAGTAGGAACAGAACCTGTCAGAAAAATATCAATAGTTGCCAGAGGAATGGCAGCTGGCTATACGATTAAAACGCCGATGGAAGAAAGAAGTATTAAAACAAAATCAGAGTTTCTTGCGGAAATGGCAACTCTTTTGGCAGGCCATTGCGCAGAAAAACTGAAGTTCAAAGAGATAACCACCGGAGCAACCAATGATCTGGAAAGGGCTTCACAACTAGCCAGAAAACTGGTAAAAGAATACGGCATGTCTTCTTTGGGTCCGATTTTCTTCGGCGAAAAGGAAGAATTAGTCTTTTTGGGAAAAGAAATTTCAGAACAAAGAAATTATTCAGAAGAAATAGCCGGGCAAATAGACAAAGAAGTAGAAAGATTCATTAGAAACGCAGAAGACCAAGCAAGCAAGATTTTAACTAAAAAGAAAGTTCTTCTCGAAAAAATCGCTAAAACCCTAATTGAAAAGGAAACGATTGAAAGAGAAGAGTTTGAGGCGCTTTTAGGTAAAAAGAAAACTAAAAAGGAAAAAACAGTATTCCAAAGAAAAGAAGAGACAACGAAATTAAAAATAAAATCATTATAG
- the rplS gene encoding 50S ribosomal protein L19: MSTKLETFNKNQLKKDLPDIRSGDTIKVHQKIKETAKRGKSAKQETKERIQVFEGQVIARKHGKGVNSTITVRKVISGVGVEKIFPIHSPIIDKIELIKRGKAKRSKLYYLREAKGRKAKLKREEVVIK; encoded by the coding sequence ATGAGCACAAAATTAGAAACATTCAACAAAAATCAATTAAAAAAAGACTTGCCCGATATCAGATCAGGGGATACGATTAAGGTTCACCAAAAAATCAAAGAAACGGCAAAAAGGGGCAAATCTGCCAAGCAAGAAACTAAGGAAAGAATTCAGGTGTTTGAAGGCCAAGTCATAGCCAGAAAGCACGGCAAAGGCGTAAACTCAACCATTACTGTCAGGAAAGTGATTTCCGGAGTTGGCGTAGAAAAAATCTTCCCGATCCATTCTCCGATAATTGATAAAATTGAGCTTATTAAACGCGGTAAAGCAAAAAGATCAAAGCTTTACTATTTGAGAGAAGCTAAGGGCAGAAAGGCAAAATTAAAGAGAGAAGAAGTGGTTATAAAATAG